One genomic segment of Canis aureus isolate CA01 chromosome 37, VMU_Caureus_v.1.0, whole genome shotgun sequence includes these proteins:
- the LOC144306371 gene encoding tripartite motif-containing protein 10-like isoform X2, which yields MASVSSLADEVSCPICQGTLREPVTVDCGHNYCRACLTRYCEIPGPDPNEPLHCPLCKEPFRLGGFRPNWQLASVVENIERLTLVSTLGSDQEDVCQEHGEKIYFFCEDDEAQLCVVCREAQEHQAHTVRFLDEAAGPYREQIQKCLECLRREREEIQRIQSRENQRIQVLLCQVATKRQKVIFEFAHLSQFLEEQQSVLLAELEKLDGDILKQRDVFDALVSEEICRFSTLVAELEEKLARPARELLMVCKSLHCMDHEIKGLASMIPDALPTLQFWDSRTPYGNPRSETRKCRKPEAVSQELGQRIRDFPQRVLPLRREVTTFLEKLCFELDYEPAPISLDPQTSHPKLLLSEDHRRAQFSYKWQNSPDNSQRFDRATCVLAHGGFTEGRHTWMVMVDLAHGGSCTVGVVREDVKRKGELKLRPEEGVWAVRLAWGFVSALGSFPMRLALQEQPRQVRVTLDYEVGWVTFVNAVSQEPIYTFTTSFTQKVFPFFGLWGRGSSFSLSP from the exons ATGGCATCTGTGAGCAGCCTGGCCGACGAAGTCAGCTGCCCCATCTGCCAGGGCACGCTAAGGGAGCCAGTAACCGTTGACTGCGGCCACAACTACTGCCGGGCCTGCCTCACCCGCTACTGTGAGATCCCGGGCCCTGACCCCAACGAGCCCCTCCACTGCCCCCTATGCAAGGAGCCTTTCCGCCTGGGGGGCTTCCGGCCCAACTGGCAGCTGGCCAGCGTGGTGGAGAATATTGAGCGCCTTACGCTGGTGTCCACGCTGGGCTCAGACCAGGAGGACGTCTGCCAGGAGCATGGGGAGAAGATCTACTTCTTCTGTGAGGACGATGAGGCGCAGTTGTGTGTGGTGTGCCGGGAGGCCCAGGAGCACCAGGCCCACACCGTGCGCTTCCTGGACGAGGCAGCAGGGCCCTACAGG GAGCAAATACAGAAGTGTCTTGAGTgtctgagaagagagagagaggagattcAAAGAATCCAGTCGAGAGAAAACCAGCGGATACAAGTCCTCCTA TGCCAGGTGGCCACCAAAAGACAAAAAGTGATTTTCGAGTTTGCACATCTGAGTCAGTTCCTGGAGGAGCAGCAGAGCGTCCTTTTAGCTGAGCTGGAGAAGCTGGATGGCGACATCCTGAAGCAACGGGATGTCTTTGACGCCCTGGTCAGTGAGGAGATCTGCCGGTTTAGCACCCTGGTGGCCGAGCTGGAGGAGAAGCTGGCGAGGCCCGCCAGGGAGCTGCTGATG GTGTGCAAGTCACTTCACTGCATGGACCATGAAATAAAGGGCTTGGCCTCCATGATCCCGGACGCCTTGCCAACCCtacaattctgggactccaggaccccaTATGGGAACCCCAG GAGTGAAACCAGAAAGTGCCGAAAGCCAGAGGCTGTGTCTCAGGAGCTGGGCCAGAGAATTCGGGACTTCCCCCAGCGGGTCCTGCCACTGCGCAGGGAGGTGACGACGTTTCTGG AGAAACTCTGCTTCGAGCTGGACTATGAGCCAG CTCCCATTTCCCTAGACCCGCAGACATCACACCCCAAGCTCCTCCTGTCTGAGGACCACCGACGGGCTCAGTTCTCCTACAAATGGCAGAACTCACCAGACAACAGCCAGCGTTTCGACCGGGCGACCTGCGTCCTGGCGCACGGCGGCTTCACAGAGGGGAGACACACATGGATGGTGATGGTGGACCTGGCCCACGGGGGCAGCTGCACGGTGGGCGTGGTGCGAGAGGATGTGAAGCGCAAGGGGGAGCTGAAGCTGAGGCCTGAGGAAGGCGTGTGGGCCGTGAGGCTGGCCTGGGGCTTTGTCTCTGCCCTGGGCTCCTTCCCCATGAGACTGGCCCTGCAGGAGCAGCCCCGCCAGGTGCGTGTGACCCTCGACTACGAGGTGGGCTGGGTGACCTTTGTCAACGCCGTCAGCCAGGAGCCCATCTATACCTTCACAACGTCCTTCACCCAAAAGGTCTTTCCCTTCTTCGGGCTCTGGGGCCGAGGGTCCAGCTTCTCCCTGAGCCCCTGA
- the LOC144306371 gene encoding tripartite motif-containing protein 10-like isoform X1 has protein sequence MASVSSLADEVSCPICQGTLREPVTVDCGHNYCRACLTRYCEIPGPDPNEPLHCPLCKEPFRLGGFRPNWQLASVVENIERLTLVSTLGSDQEDVCQEHGEKIYFFCEDDEAQLCVVCREAQEHQAHTVRFLDEAAGPYREQIQKCLECLRREREEIQRIQSRENQRIQVLLCQVATKRQKVIFEFAHLSQFLEEQQSVLLAELEKLDGDILKQRDVFDALVSEEICRFSTLVAELEEKLARPARELLMQVCKSLHCMDHEIKGLASMIPDALPTLQFWDSRTPYGNPRSETRKCRKPEAVSQELGQRIRDFPQRVLPLRREVTTFLEKLCFELDYEPAPISLDPQTSHPKLLLSEDHRRAQFSYKWQNSPDNSQRFDRATCVLAHGGFTEGRHTWMVMVDLAHGGSCTVGVVREDVKRKGELKLRPEEGVWAVRLAWGFVSALGSFPMRLALQEQPRQVRVTLDYEVGWVTFVNAVSQEPIYTFTTSFTQKVFPFFGLWGRGSSFSLSP, from the exons ATGGCATCTGTGAGCAGCCTGGCCGACGAAGTCAGCTGCCCCATCTGCCAGGGCACGCTAAGGGAGCCAGTAACCGTTGACTGCGGCCACAACTACTGCCGGGCCTGCCTCACCCGCTACTGTGAGATCCCGGGCCCTGACCCCAACGAGCCCCTCCACTGCCCCCTATGCAAGGAGCCTTTCCGCCTGGGGGGCTTCCGGCCCAACTGGCAGCTGGCCAGCGTGGTGGAGAATATTGAGCGCCTTACGCTGGTGTCCACGCTGGGCTCAGACCAGGAGGACGTCTGCCAGGAGCATGGGGAGAAGATCTACTTCTTCTGTGAGGACGATGAGGCGCAGTTGTGTGTGGTGTGCCGGGAGGCCCAGGAGCACCAGGCCCACACCGTGCGCTTCCTGGACGAGGCAGCAGGGCCCTACAGG GAGCAAATACAGAAGTGTCTTGAGTgtctgagaagagagagagaggagattcAAAGAATCCAGTCGAGAGAAAACCAGCGGATACAAGTCCTCCTA TGCCAGGTGGCCACCAAAAGACAAAAAGTGATTTTCGAGTTTGCACATCTGAGTCAGTTCCTGGAGGAGCAGCAGAGCGTCCTTTTAGCTGAGCTGGAGAAGCTGGATGGCGACATCCTGAAGCAACGGGATGTCTTTGACGCCCTGGTCAGTGAGGAGATCTGCCGGTTTAGCACCCTGGTGGCCGAGCTGGAGGAGAAGCTGGCGAGGCCCGCCAGGGAGCTGCTGATG CAGGTGTGCAAGTCACTTCACTGCATGGACCATGAAATAAAGGGCTTGGCCTCCATGATCCCGGACGCCTTGCCAACCCtacaattctgggactccaggaccccaTATGGGAACCCCAG GAGTGAAACCAGAAAGTGCCGAAAGCCAGAGGCTGTGTCTCAGGAGCTGGGCCAGAGAATTCGGGACTTCCCCCAGCGGGTCCTGCCACTGCGCAGGGAGGTGACGACGTTTCTGG AGAAACTCTGCTTCGAGCTGGACTATGAGCCAG CTCCCATTTCCCTAGACCCGCAGACATCACACCCCAAGCTCCTCCTGTCTGAGGACCACCGACGGGCTCAGTTCTCCTACAAATGGCAGAACTCACCAGACAACAGCCAGCGTTTCGACCGGGCGACCTGCGTCCTGGCGCACGGCGGCTTCACAGAGGGGAGACACACATGGATGGTGATGGTGGACCTGGCCCACGGGGGCAGCTGCACGGTGGGCGTGGTGCGAGAGGATGTGAAGCGCAAGGGGGAGCTGAAGCTGAGGCCTGAGGAAGGCGTGTGGGCCGTGAGGCTGGCCTGGGGCTTTGTCTCTGCCCTGGGCTCCTTCCCCATGAGACTGGCCCTGCAGGAGCAGCCCCGCCAGGTGCGTGTGACCCTCGACTACGAGGTGGGCTGGGTGACCTTTGTCAACGCCGTCAGCCAGGAGCCCATCTATACCTTCACAACGTCCTTCACCCAAAAGGTCTTTCCCTTCTTCGGGCTCTGGGGCCGAGGGTCCAGCTTCTCCCTGAGCCCCTGA